The DNA sequence TCCGTACCCTCCGGTAAGGTCAACACCGATgccatagtcaatcttgatttcaactcttggaagttCTTTGTACAAGCATCTGaacattggaacttaactgccttttgcatcaatttagtcaatggggaggcaagagtagagaacccctccacaaactttctgtaatacccagctaagcccaaaaaactgcgaatctctgttggagttgtaggcctcagcCAGTTCTTCAAAGCTGCAATCTTAtgcggatcaaccttaattccttctctgcagacgacatgacccaagaatgtgacagattcaagccaaaatgcaCACTTCGAAAACATTGCATATAACTTGTGTTGATATAGAGTCTGCAGAACTGccttgagatgatcggcatggtcctctcgacttcgcgaatatacaagaatattgtCAATGAACACCATCACAAAGGAGTCTAGAAAATTCTTGGAGACCCAATTCATAAGATCCaagaaagctgctggggcatttgttagcccaaaggacattactagaaattcgaagtgcccatatcgggtcctgaaagttgtttcAGGAATATCCtcctccctgatcttcaattggtgatacccggatcttaaatctattttggagaagtacttagcaccctgcaattggtcaaacaaatcatctatccttggcagtgggtacttattcttgatcgtgacctttgtgagctgccgatagtcaatacacattctcagtgatccatttttgagttattttatgaactacgaggcggtaccttggcaGTGCACCTATTGATATGGACTATGAAAAAAATACGGGATATAGCAAAACACGCGGAATCATAAATAAGTACTAGACCTACAATtgattagaagaacaagaaccaatTAGGATATGAAGCCTAATTACCTCTATGAACACAACCAATTGTAACACTAAGCTATGAAAACCCTCAAGAGATTGGCAAGTCTTGAAAACCCGAATAAAGTAATTAAGCAATTAAGTATTCACTACTAATTGCTCACCAACTAAGACTAATTTAGCACTAATGAAAGCATAAATCAAGCAACAAAGGAATTAAAGGCATAAATATAAATgcattaaataaaaaataaggatAGAGTATGAGACTTGCATGTCTTCAAGTTTATCATTCATCAAACCTACCTAAAATAAAAGCCTTAAGGGCTATTTATAACTACAACAAATTTGATTATCAGTGACGGATTATTTTGTCACTTAAATCTCATTTTTCGTCACAAAAGACCTTTTGAGACGAAAAAAAATTTGTCAATAGTTCTTCCCTAAAAGAGGGTCACTAAAAGTATACAAAGACAACTTAGCGTTTTGTCACtaaataaaactatattaatAACGATTTTTTTTCGTCCCGAATGAATAGTATTTGTGACAAGCTTGTTTgtcaaaaaaagtaaaataaaaattgtagctGATTGTTTGTTTTCGTCactaaaaaaattattaacatcGACAAAATAATTTTGTCACTAACTATTTAGCTTAATTAGTGACGAAATCAATTGTCTCTAAAATTGTACATATTTCGTAGTTGTACAACAGTGATTTTGTCATTAAAGACCACCTTTTATATAAGAAAAAATATTTCATCCCTAAATATATGAATTAGTGACAAATGTTTGTTTGTAAAAATGGTTTATAATTTTGTAGTTAAAACTTAATGTCAtctacaaattttatttttaccGACCAAATAAAATTATCACTATAAATGTTTATGATTAGTGACAATTACACTTGTCATAAAATACAACTTTAAGTTGTGATCGATAAAAGCAATTCTTGgacaaatattatttttatcactAGATACATTCAATTTGTGACGAATTAATATAAATATGATTGTCTTGGAAGGTATAATATTGTCGTTGCTGAAAAATAAGGTTTTACGGGTATAACATTTTGTCAATAGTTACGAAAGTTGATGTCATTTAAATTCGTAGTGTTTCTATTTATAATTAGTATACCTAGTTTTCTATTAATTGATCATTTATCATTTTACAAATtggaaataatataataaaacatgcAAGGTAATTAGGTAACAATAAAAATTTCGTCCATGATCATATAATTCTAAACAATTAATACTATATTTGAGATAATATTTCATTACAAACTCTataaattaaaatacataaataaagtaAAATCTATCCGAATTGAAAGTCTAATCGGAATACAAGAAAAATTGCAATGTAGTCACTTGTCTAACAAATTTACTCTTGAATAATTTCCACATTCATGTACCTGTGAAAAAAAAGTCATAATTTTATTCATACTTTTTGATATCACGATTTAGAAAAAACAAATTAAACGTTAGTCATAAAATATGTATTAATTAGTGAACCAAAcaatagaataagaaataagtACTGGTGTATAAACTACTTACTCGATGTTATACAacagtgtttacccgaaaaatggatagagttgaatttatacgtagttctaaggatacgtggtatagcttggtacaaatcggaaaagaaagtagaaatatatcgaatattgaatgtataaaggaatgaaatacaaaccaaattgaatagagaatgatttataaacaagcaagatgaatcaatgtcccaGCTCAAAAAAGAATAATCTCAATTATATCAATGTAATAATCTTGTGAATGTATCAATGTTTTTTCTGTGGATGTTAATATCTTTTTTTACAGAAATAATACCCACCCTTAATATAGTGGAAAAATCCTACTttgaatataataaaaaatatatagtggggattACATGATAGATTAGTTGATCAGCTTTTTcttaatttccgccgagattctctccctggtgcggctacaacggctctttgtctcttagctcgatcttggtcggtcttggtATCGGTCGATTTCTGGatcttgagctcgatattgactcgagctcaatattgattcgagctcggtattggttggTCTCTGACTCTTGAGTTCGATAACACTACTTCATATCAttgctcgatattgactcgagcacGATATTGACTCGAGCCTTATATTGAATCGAACTCGGTATCTCGAGCTCGATAACCTGGCTTTACTTCTGATCTCGCTGTTACAATGGCGACTCTCGATTTATCACATTTCAATCTCGACTAATTACATGAAGGGCAAGCTCggatttgaccgtatacagatagtcccctcgtttctcgaaaagaatgtggcgagaaatgatatgatttttcaacgacATGACTAGATACACATTGACGtctgcatcgagcccgaccatgacgtacgtgataaatgtcccgtcggttcagttaccaaggcattaaatgtacGTCAAACGATGGTTGGCCACtcctgatattgaaccgtcattgccaacTCTATAAATAGCTCTTCTTTTCACCATTTATTACTTTTAAATTACTAATCTCCAAATCTACTAAATTCTCTTTTTGcatcttctgagttcttcatTTGCGAATCTGCGATTTTCACTGCTAACCTCTTAttagaacaccaaatcttatcatctccCTCTATTTTTAATCTACAAAtccaaaatggcgaaaacatcaaaaattgttcctcaaaaagaaaatgcTTCTTCATCGCGGCCGGCCGGCGATAAAAGATCGgtggagccacggcctgaggagtgcgttcccagGGGGTGCGTTCTCATTTCTGATTTTAAGACCGACAAAGCCTCGCCAGTTCCCGATCGATGCGAGcgagtatcgaggtatatgtgctcgataactgagggattCCTTAAACAGGTAAGGAAAAAttgcaactgggagaacaaagaagtgataatcccagctcccgaagaagatattactactcatgtaaaagggtttttaagtgtttacacttaccctttcacgttgggccccctcCACCCCGTTGTCATTGATATTTGCCGCCAATACCTAATAaacctaggccaaatccatccttctttttgacgaatcgttattttgatccgcttcttcgtgaacaaggtcgaggggatgccttttaccctcgaccacctcatcaggttgtacagcccctgcctctatcgaggtgggttagTAAAACTCTAGCGCTGGGCTACTAAAGTgttgttctcgagtatagacgaggacaAAGACCGAGGTTGGATGTGCCGATTCATTGGAGTGAGGACTTCTAACCTACTCCCGGCCGAGAAGATTCCATTTCCCAaggaatggaatatgaagcgtaagtacaatcccCCAATTAGTTCCTATTAATTGTTTTGCTCCTTTGCTTCTTCTCATCGATGTCTTTTTCCGTGATGTAGCGATCACTTGGATGTGTGGTGCAATTTCTAACCTCAGGAACTGGGTTCGGGACCTAGCTTCGACCTCTacgtatgccgagcgctcatgacGCGATCTATCAaaaggccgatgggaggccaaaactcatggtaagccccttttctACGTCTTTGACGATTTTGTTTGaagcatttcttacttaatttcctttcacacaggccttggcaaagatgTCGTCATGAGGCCCTTATCTGGTGAGGGGAGACTTTGATCCCGGCAACGAAACCGGCGAAGGatagaaagagaaaaataatctcatcccccGAGGATCCTGAACCTAAGAAGAGGGcagctcgtaagccgaggaagaacatcatcaTCCTAACCGAAGACTCTATTcggcatctaagggatgaagatgaaggagAGGAAGAAGATGAATCTAGGCTGGTAGCCCGAGTAGGAATGAGCATCGAGGCCCCAAAAGCCATTGAATCGGTGAAGTCTGCAGAGACTCCGTCTCGACATGAGGGGGTCTCGGGAAGATACTCTGGCAAAGTCGCCGAGTCATCAAGGATTGAAGatgcctcccaccataatgagccaacAGTGGGAACGGCTGTAGGGGCTGGTCTCGAAGCCCCTCGATATGCAAAACACGCCCCAAGCGATCCATTTGGGGCATTAGAAATTAGAGGCTCCCCGATGGTTCCCTCGTTTtctgaggagatgattcaagaggctcgggctTTGAGGACCCTCTGAATCGAAGGGGTCCACAGAAGGGAGGAACCCTTCCGTGATTAATTTACTAGGGTCGAAGATGCTACCGACCTGAGTGACTTGGACGTCTCGAGGAAAGACCCGGGCGAGGCCTTGAGCCTTTTCAATGAAGCACAGCGAGCtatgaatcgggtaagccttaactctccatgttggtattacctttgtgtttgtttttctctttctgtctaaattcttttcttctttctgcgtagGCCTCAGCGCTTCATCGGGAAGCATTTTCTCGGTCTCAAGCTGAGCTGAGTCAGTATGAGGCCGACCTTcgagggctcacggaggagagaaatgcccttaaacttctcTGTGGGCAAAGAGAAGAGGAAATCAAGGACCTTCGAGCCGAGTTAGCGGCCTGATCGAGCATGTAATAAAAATCTttaaagctcatgggctcgattagggaatggtggctaatatttcaatctcacaTCTGTAGCAGAAGATCGAGGTGATCGGGCAGCTCCGcgaggaggtcgatatgataaaGGCGGAAACCTTGggttggaaagaaggtatggaccgcttagctgcagaaaaagaaacagCTTTATCCCAATTGTCATCAGCCGAAAGTCAGTTTCGAGGCATGAAAGAGAAGAGCTCGGCTCAGGAAAGAAAAATAGCGGAGCTCgaagctcggttggcttccgaacttgcgaAGGACAAATCTGAAGCCAAAAAGGCTAAAGCCGAGGCATATgcgatcgtggccgtctaccgAGCCCATGCCAAAAAAGCTCAAGTACAAGCGAGaaaggcagccgagaccgctcaaactcgagcatattggattgctgaactcgctaagtgccaatctcggagggaaaccctcgaggagatccatgttcgaggtttcgatcttgccgacgagataataaaggctaaagagCATGAAACCGAAGCTGCAACACTGGCTCCCAATGATAACGACAATGATGACGAGAGCAAAAGCGGGTCCAAGAGctgggaggacctcgatggagaagaaacTGCCCCTAGAGAATATCAGGAACCTTAGGAATTTTCATTTTTGAtcttttgtgtagggtcctgatcggacCATGTAAATATcttcatatatataaagatctctttctTTTCCGTCTTGCCTTTATTTCATTCGGTGCCTTGTtaaaattttgttcataagtttCGAGGCTTTTGGTAATTTGACCAAAGTCGGactaatcgagtgagtacttgcttgaacttgaattaatgtagcccttaggctttatgagtgagtgtttactcgaaacCGAAGTAAgaacagcccttaggcttagtggtcgagtgaggacttgctcgaactcgaaataagagtagcccttaggctttacagttgagtgaggatttgctcgatctcgaaataggaatagcccttaggcttagtggtcgagtgaggacttgctcgaactcgaaataagaatagtccttaggcttagtggtcgagtgatgacttgctcgaacttgaaataaggtagcccttggtcTTTGTAGTAGAGTGAGAATGACTTCTCGAATCttgaattaaggtagcccttaggcttttcagtctagtgagaatgatttctcgaactcgaattaatggcagcccttgggctcgatagatagtccccgagtgagaatgattgctcgaactcgagttggggtagcccttaggctttatagtcgagtttggatttgctcgaactcgaaataagaatagcccttaggcttagtggtcgagtgaggacttgctcgaactcgaaataagagtagcccttagactttacagtcgagtgaggatttgctcgatCTCAAAAtaggaatagcccttaggctaagtggtcgagtgaggacttgctcgaactcgaaataaggtagcccttaggcttcttagtcgagtgagaatgatttctcgaactcgaattaatggcagcccttgggctcgatagataatCCCCGGGTGacaatggttgctcgaactcgagttagggtagcccttaggctttatagttgagtgaggatttgcttgaactcgaaataagaatagcccttaggattAGTGGACGAGTGAGGACTTTCTCAAActagaaataagagtagcccttatgCTTTACAGTCGGGTGAGGATTTACTCGATCTCGAAATAGGAATAGCCCTTTgtcttagtggtcgagtgaggacttgctcgaactagaaataagagtatcccttaggctttacagtCGGGTGAGGATTTACTCGATCTCGAAAtaggaatagcccttaggcttagtggtcaagTAAGAATAATTTCTTGAACACGAATTAATGgaagcccttgggctcgatagatagtccccgagtgagaatggttgttCGAACTCGAGTtagtgtagcccttaggctttatagtcgagtgaggatttgctcgaactcaaaataagaatagcccttaggcttagtgatcgagtgaggacttgctccaactcgaaataagagtagcccttaggctttacagtcGAGAGAGGATTTGCTCGATctcaaaataagaatagcccttaggattagtggtcgagtgaggacttgctcgaactcgaaataaggttgcccttgggcttcgtagtcgagtgagaataatttctcgaactcaaattaatggcagcccttgggctcgatagataatCCTCGAGTGAGaatagttgctcgaactcgagttagggtagcccttaggctttatagtcgagtgaggatttgctcgaactcgaattaatatagcccttaggcttaatggtcgattgagtgttgctcgaactcgaagtaatgtagcccttaggcttaacggtcgagtgagtgtttgctcgaactcgaaataatgtagcccttaggcttaatggtcgagtgagtattttctcgAACTTGAAATACCCTTAgggttacaccccatatttttgtacgtaaaagtacgccataagtaaattgatgaaagctcggaaatgagatgttacatcccatattatcgtacgttaaagtttcgtcgtaagttaatcgacgtaagttcgggaatgagattattttgagattataagcattatgctatttcaaacaagtgatgagtaaattcgtaaaggtgagagggtaagcaattCGAAGAAAACgaattttgtcgaagtttgatattttgggataaaatactgtCCAAGatataataccccatatttatggactagtgccatacaaggtacctgtaacaccccggaaaattttgaagtatttcagtgtaaagccccgtaaatttcgcaagtgaattcaaggtttcgtggtgccagagtagacttacgtgtttgaggatggtataagatcttcgcggcgagcttgctcgtcgcggttcggactttttgggttgaacaatgcaccagaatgtaaaggaaaatatttggcggaaaagcgcatttatgcggtccattatgcgaccgcataatcactctgcgggccacataatagccgcagaagtgagcaggagaagggccagtctggggcaattatgcggtcggctatgcgaccgcataactgttatgcggtgcattatgcgatcgcataacagttatgcggaccgcatagtgaccgcatacactgacaactttttgatcgttttggtctgtaattatgcaaccgatatgcagtccgcatatccattatgcggtcgcatatgcgatcgtagaacttgttccggagctccatttttgagtttttaaaacccgaccctactttgttaaatacacacaaacggccatttttgagcaaaaattctgatattttagagagaagggagagtgttttagagagagagaggaaaccctaggctaattattcatcaagccttgctcaaatcttggaagattaacaaggaaaacccacaagttctttatctaagaggtaaggttccataccctagttttcaatttcgaatttgggtaaaagatggttgatttggagtatgattcttgggtataagagcattatttatacatgatggtactaataaggtttgtgggaagattgttgagctcaaataagtaaagattgggttgtggagtgaagaaaatcttgtagaagaaccttgtagttagatttgcacacctagtgtttgataaaatgctcaaatgagctgagatcatgaatatcttcctattaatggttcaattttgttatgtctcaaaatagatcgggattgctaagaattctagatcattctagagttaaggaagctcgattgaggtatgttggctaaactttctttcttagaatagatatccataatgtttccgtaagatcaagtatgattagctcaagattcctaacttctatattccgggttattcccaataaacttgtttattccgaatgagccttatgtcgaaagatagatgttcaaagtatggtttgtatattaaaatgttgtggctttgagtcgtgttttagaTGAAAACTAGTATactaattgtgtgagaaaatctcaatattct is a window from the Nicotiana tomentosiformis chromosome 10, ASM39032v3, whole genome shotgun sequence genome containing:
- the LOC138899950 gene encoding uncharacterized protein; the encoded protein is MIKAETLGWKEGMDRLAAEKETALSQLSSAESQFRGMKEKSSAQERKIAELEARLASELAKDKSEAKKAKAEAYAIVAVYRAHAKKAQVQARKAAETAQTRAYWIAELAKCQSRRETLEEIHVRGFDLADEIIKAKEHETEAATLAPNDNDNDDESKSGSKSWEDLDGEETAPREYQEP